The genomic region GCGCTGTGCGCCAAGATCGGGAAGGTCGCGGTCTCCTGCGCCGACCGTGCCGGGTTCATCGTCAACGCGCTGCTCTTCCCCTACCTCAACGACGCGGTGAAGATGCTCGAGGCGCACTACGCGACCGCCGACGACATCGACACCGCCATGAAGCAGGGCTGTGCGCTGCCGATGGGTCCCTTCGAGCTGCTCGACGTGGTGGGCAACGACGTGTCGCTGGCCATCCAGCGCGAGCTCTACCTGGAGTTCCGGGAGCCCGGCTTCGCGCCCGCGCCGCTGCTGGAGCACCTGGTGACGGCCGGCTACCTGGGTCGCAAGACCAAGCGCGGCTTCCGCGACTACAGCAGCCGCTGAGGCCCGCCCGCCCGCGGTGGGGGTCCGTAGGATGACGGCATGCCCGACCTGCTGATCGTCCTGCTGGCCCTCGCCGCCGGCGGCGGCCTGCTGCTGTGGGTGACCCAGGCGGGCCGGCGGCGTGCGGAGCAGGCGCGGCAGGCCGAGCTGGCGCCGGTGCGCCAGCTCGTCTTCGAGGATGTCACCGCGCTGGGCACCGAACTGCAGGACCTCGACGCCGAGATGCTGGGGCACACGCTGGACGCGGGGGCCAACGCCGACTACCAGCGCGCCCTCGACGCCTACGAGGCCGCGAAGGCGGCCGGCGAGGCGATCACCAGCCCGGACCAGGTCGAGGACGTCACGAGGATCATCGAGGACGGGCGCTACGCCGTCGCGTGCGTGCAGGCCCGCGTGCACGGCGAACCGCTGCCGACGCGGCGACCACCGTGCTTCTTCGACCCGCGCCACGGCCTGTCCACCACCGACGTGCCGTTCACCCCGTCCGGCGGCGCCCGCCGCGAGGTGCCCGCCTGCGCGTTGGACGCCGAGCGGGTGCGGGCGGGGGCCGAGCCCGACGCACGCCAGGTGATGGTCGGGACCCGGCGAGTGCCCTACTGGCAGGGCGGTCGCGCCTACCAGCCCTACGCGCAGGGCTACTACGGCGCCTTCACGCCCATGGACTGGATGTTCGCGGGCCTGCTCTTCAGCGGGATGGGCGGCTTCGACGCCCTCGGCGGGATCGGCGAGGGCATCGGTGAGGGGCTGGGCGGGATCGGCGAGGGCTTCGGGGACCTCTTCGACTTCTAGGCCGGCTGGGCCAGGCCGTCCACCGCGCCGAGCAGCGCGGAGGTGCTGAACGGCTTGCCGAGCACCTGGTCGATGCCGGCGGCCCGCGCCGTGGCGTGGTCGGGGAGCGCGGTGACCATCAGCAGCGGGAGGTCGGGTCGCTGCAGGTCGCCCCGGATGGCCGCGCACAGGCCGAGGCCGTCGAGCCGCGGCATGTTCCAGTCCAGCACCACGATGTCGTAGTCGCTGGTGCCCAGGAGCGCGAGCGCCTCCACGCCGTCGCCGGCGGTGTCGACCTCGTGACCGCCCTGGCGCGAGAGCACCAGCGCCATCAGCATCGACAGGTCCGGATCGTCGTCGACGACGAGCACGCGCATCAGGGCCTCCTTCTCGTTCGGGGCCAGTGTGGCACCCGCAGGCTCCGGATGGCGGGATTCGCCGACGCCGACGCCGACGCCGACGTCGACGTCGACGGGAGGCGGGCGGCGAGCGGAGCTCAGGCCGTGTCGCTCTGGCGCGCCCGGTAGGCGGCGACGGCGTTGCGGTTGCCGCAGGTGGTCGAGCAGAAGCGCCGCGACCGGTTGCGCGAGAGGTCCAGGACGATGCCGTCGCAGTCGTCGTCGGCGCACACGCCCAGGCGCGACATCTCGTCGGTGCGGATGACGTCGATCATCGCCATGGCCGTCTCGACGCTCATGCGGGTGACGAGGTCGGCGTCGGGGTCGCAGGCGTGGATGTGCCAGTCGTAGCCCTCGTGGCGCACCAGGCGGGGCACGGCTCCGGCCTCGGCGAGCATGGTGTTGACCAGCTCGACGGCGTCGTCGCGCTCGGCCAGCATCAGCCCGCGCAGGACCGGGCGCAGCGCGCGCACCTCGTCGAGCTCGTCGAGCGTCTGCTCGTGCCGCCCGCTGTACTGGTGGGTGCTGTAGAACTCGTCGAGCTCCCCGACGGTCGTCAGCGTGTCCGGCTCGAGGGCGGTGTTGGCCAGGGTCACGGCGGCCTGGAGGGACATCTCGGTGTCATGAGCGAAAACCACATTGACACGTTACCAAACCCCCTCTAGCGTCATGACCCATGACGACGTTGACCCATGACGCCCCGGTGCCCGCCGCCGCGACGTCCCGCCTGGGGGCCGGCCTGGCCTTCGCCCTGGTCTCGGCCCTCTCCTTCGGGCTCTCGGGCGCCCTGGCCCGGGGCCTGCTCGACACCGGGTGGAGCCCGGGCGCGACCGTGCTGATCAGGGTCGCCATCGCCGCGGTCGTCGTGCTGCCGCTCGGACTGGTCTCGCTGCGGGGACGGTGGGGGCTGCTGCGGCGCAACATCGGCCTGGTGGTGACCTACGGCGTGCTGGCGGTGGCCGGAGCGCAGTTCTGCTACTTCTCGGCCGTGCAGTACATGCAGGTCGGGCCGGCGCTCCTCATCGAGTACACCGCCCCGGCCGCGGTGGTCGTGTGGCTGTGGCTGCGCCACGGCCAGCGGCCCAGCGCCGTCACCCTGGTCGGCGCCGCGCTGGCCGCCGCGGGCCTGGTGCTGGTGCTCGACGTGGTCTCGGGGGCCGACATCAGCCTGCCGGGCGTGGCCTGGGGCCTGGGCGCCATGGTGGGCGCGGCGACGTACTTCGTGATCTCCGCCGACGAGGACAACGGGCTGCCGCCCTTCGCACTGGCGGCGGGCGGGCTGGTGGTCGGGTCGCTGGTGCTGGCCGGGCTGGGCCTGTCCGGGCTGATGCCGATGACGGCCGGCACCGCCCCGGCGACGTACGCCGTCGGCGAGGTCGCCTGGTGGGTGCCGGTGCTGCTGCTGGGCCTGGTCACCGCGGGGCTGTCCTACACGAGCGGGATCGCGGCCGGGCGGCGCCTCGGCTCGCGCCTGGCCTCCTTCGTCGCGCTGACCGAGGTGTTGGCGGCCGTGGTCTTCGCGTGGGTGCTGCTCGACGAGCTGCCGCGCCTGGTCCAGCTGCTCGGGGGCGTGCTGGTGCTCGCGGGCGTGGTCGTGGTCAAGCTGGGGGAGT from Nocardioides salarius harbors:
- a CDS encoding response regulator encodes the protein MRVLVVDDDPDLSMLMALVLSRQGGHEVDTAGDGVEALALLGTSDYDIVVLDWNMPRLDGLGLCAAIRGDLQRPDLPLLMVTALPDHATARAAGIDQVLGKPFSTSALLGAVDGLAQPA
- a CDS encoding CGNR zinc finger domain-containing protein — protein: MSLQAAVTLANTALEPDTLTTVGELDEFYSTHQYSGRHEQTLDELDEVRALRPVLRGLMLAERDDAVELVNTMLAEAGAVPRLVRHEGYDWHIHACDPDADLVTRMSVETAMAMIDVIRTDEMSRLGVCADDDCDGIVLDLSRNRSRRFCSTTCGNRNAVAAYRARQSDTA
- a CDS encoding EamA family transporter, producing the protein MTTLTHDAPVPAAATSRLGAGLAFALVSALSFGLSGALARGLLDTGWSPGATVLIRVAIAAVVVLPLGLVSLRGRWGLLRRNIGLVVTYGVLAVAGAQFCYFSAVQYMQVGPALLIEYTAPAAVVVWLWLRHGQRPSAVTLVGAALAAAGLVLVLDVVSGADISLPGVAWGLGAMVGAATYFVISADEDNGLPPFALAAGGLVVGSLVLAGLGLSGLMPMTAGTAPATYAVGEVAWWVPVLLLGLVTAGLSYTSGIAAGRRLGSRLASFVALTEVLAAVVFAWVLLDELPRLVQLLGGVLVLAGVVVVKLGESRVVRTEPVVT